Proteins from a genomic interval of Fusarium oxysporum Fo47 chromosome I, complete sequence:
- a CDS encoding translation initiation factor eIF 4e-like domain-containing protein, which yields MAAAVADTPKMDEQVDLTTIPVDPAGKEDSSDVKDDDKPVTVFHDKDNFNVKHPLQNKWTLWFTKPPSGKGDNWNDLLKEVITFDSVEEFWGVYNNVAPVSELSLKSDYHLFKAGVRPEWEDPQNKHGGKWSYQYKDKRNIDVDRLWLQVMMAAIGETLEDEDDGEVMGVVVNVRKAFFRIGVWTRTIGKSIPGRGEGDVAGGKGRSGEKGKEILLSIGRRFKEVLELPASEQVEFSGHTDSAHSGSTRAKAKHVV from the exons ATGGCCGCCGCTGTAGCTGACACCCCCAAGATGGATGAGCAGGTCGACCTCACCACCATCCCCGTCGACCCCGCTGGCAAGGAGGATTCTTCCGATGTCAAGGACGACGACAAGCCTGTCACCGTTTTCCACGACAAGGACAACTTCAACGTGAAGCACCCTCTTCAGAACAAGTGGACTCTCTGGTTCACAAAGCCCCCGAGTGGCAAG GGCGACAACTGGAACGATCTCCTAAAGGAAGTTATTACCTTCGACTCCGTTGAGGAATTTTGGGGCGTTTAC AATAATGTCGCACCCGTTTCCGAGCTTTCCCTCAAGTCCGACTACCATCTCTTCAAGGCTGGCGTCCGCCCCGAGTGGGAGGACCCCCAGAATAAGCACGGTGGCAAGTGGTCTTACCAGTACAAGGATAAGCGAAACATCGATGTCGACCGTCTTTGGCTCCAGGTCATGATGGCCGCTATCGGCGAGACtctcgaggatgaggacgatggcGAGGTCATGGGTGTAGTTGTCAACGTTCGAAAGGCCTTCTTCCGAATTGGTGTCTGGACTCGTACCATCGGAAAGAGCATCCCCGGCCGAGGTGAGGGCGATGTCGCTGGTGGCAAGGGCCGCAGCGgtgagaagggcaaggagaTTCTCCTGTCTATTGGCCGCAGGTTCAAGGAGGTTCTCGAGCTGCCTGCCTCAGAGCAGGTTGAGTTCTCTGGACACACCGACAGTGCCCACTCGGGCAGCACACGAGCCAAGGCTAAGCACGTTGTTTAA
- a CDS encoding bola protein produces MSNSNTPVEDLIRAKITAAFNPQTLEIYNDSHLHSHHKAMEHTTSSETHFRVVITSDAFNSKMQPARHRMVYALLRDEMAQENGIHALQLRTMTPEEEARQRKKKEDEAAARAARAEAEEE; encoded by the exons ATGAGCAACTCCAACACTCCCGTTGAGGATCTTATTCGAGCAAAG ATCACCGCAGCCTTCAATCCCCAAACTCTCGAGATCTACAATGACTCTCATCTTCACTCTCACCACAAGGCCATGGAACACACTACCTCCAGCGAGACACACTTTCG CGTGGTCATCACCTCTGACGCTTTCAACTCCAAGATGCAGCCTGCCCGTCACCGCATGGTCTACGCCCTTCTCCGCGATGAGATGGCCCAGGAGAACGGCATCCACGCCCTCCAGCTGCGCACCATGACTCCCGAGGAAGAAGCCCGccaaaggaagaagaaggaagacgaAGCCGCTGCCCGTGCCGCccgagctgaagctgaggaagagtGA
- a CDS encoding ERMES complex subunit MDM12, whose amino-acid sequence MSIDLNWETLTSGPDGDALAERIREFVHEKFQTVPLPKFIRSVNVHGFDFGTIPPQLELKDITDPLPDFYEEDLDDDEEDSEEEPSPPPPPEPTRMRPGPTPWGGSTRRGGGLRSEVLRNEMMGHDLGSPFLGTSTPGILGGSGLGYFQSHLGTGTHTPLAAVASAHHTNWMSVPGTPAREWGAPSHTRNPSQSSLTSVDNFKSSLDPLQSLREKGSVSTLAPTSVEASRPPTRDTHLGGSAIEDDDEEEGEEEAGRRPREPRVEDVQAVFRIRYNGDIRLNLTAEILLDYPMPSFVGIPLKLNITGLTFDGVGVLAHIRKRVHFCFLGPDDALAAVGPDDTKEDGSLSTSTADAKNEHHKPRFGGLLQEIRVESEIGERVGGKQSLKNVGKVERFVLEQVRRIFESEFVYPSFWTFLV is encoded by the coding sequence ATGTCGATTGACCTGAACTGGGAGACGCTCACTAGCGGCCCTGATGGCGACGCCCTCGCTGAGCGCATACGGGAATTCGTCCATGAGAAATTCCAGACAGTTCCGTTACCAAAATTCATCCGCTCAGTAAACGTCCACGGTTTCGACTTTGGGACCATCCCTCCACagcttgagctcaaggacaTTACAGATCCTCTACCTGATTTCTACGAAGAGGATctggacgatgatgaagaggacaGCGAAGAAGAGCCATCACCCCCTCCGCCCCCAGAGCCAACAAGGATGAGGCCTGGACCTACACCGTGGGGAGGATCAACGAGGAGAGGTGGTGGACTGAGGAGCGAGGTATTAAGGAATGAGATGATGGGCCATGATTTGGGAAGTCCGTTCCTAGGAACTTCAACGCCAGGAATTCTAGGAGGATCGGGATTGGGTTATTTCCAGAGTCATCTTGGAACAGGCACACATACGCCTTTGGCGGCTGTTGCAAGTGCGCATCATACTAACTGGATGAGCGTCCCGGGAACACCAGCACGCGAATGGGGAGCCCCAAGTCACACACGGAACCCATCACAGAGCAGCCTGACTTCTGTTGATAACTTCAAGTCCAGCCTTGACCCGCTGCAGAGTCTGCGTGAGAAGGGAAGCGTCTCTACGCTGGCGCCTACGTCAGTGGAGGCGTCGCGGCCGCCAACGAGAGATACACATCTTGGCGGCTCGGCGAttgaagacgacgatgaagaggagggagaagaagaagcagggcGGCGGCCAAGAGAACCTCGTGTTGAGGACGTGCAAGCCGTCTTTAGGATACGCTACAATGGTGACATACGCTTGAACCTTACTGCGGAGATCCTGCTCGACTATCCCATGCCAAGTTTTGTGGGTATTCCTTTAAAACTCAACATTACAGGCTTGACGTTTGATGGCGTGGGAGTATTGGCGCATATTCGCAAGCGAGTACACTTTTGCTTCCTCGGTCCAGATGATGCGCTCGCAGCTGTTGGACCCGATGATACTAAAGAAGATGGGAGTTTGAGCACTTCTACAGCAGATGCCAAGAACGAACATCACAAACCACGATTTGGTGGACTTCTACAAGAGATTCGCGTGGAGAGCGAGATTGGAGAACGGGTTGGCGGAAAGCAGAGCTTAAAGAACGTGGGCAAAGTCGAGAGATTCGTGCTAGAACAGGTCAGAAGGATTTTTGAGTCGGAATTCGTCTATCCCAGCTTTTGGACGTTCTTGGTATAA
- a CDS encoding ESCRT-I subunit protein VPS28 yields MIPRQGYAPTPHSYVPNTSLSASINLDEEVKLTNTRAERDLQESLAELFSIIITLDELEKAFLKDAVPEAEYTEICERSLRQYKALLADETIAREFGDLEEFKAKWDLEAPRATERIRVGMPSTTIDRAPSAQTPAPAAANNTSGVLILEATQEFITFLDAVKLGLLSKDQLHPLLSDVIQSVNRVTDKDFENRGKIVQWLITLNQMRATDELSEGQARELELDIQQAYQGFRRTLT; encoded by the exons ATGATCCCAAGACAAGGCTACGCGCCAACTCCTCATAGCTATGTACCCAATACAAGTCTTTCAGCAAGTATAAATCTCGACGAG GAAGTCAAGCTCACCAACACCCGTGCCGAGCGCGACCTTCAAGAATCCCTCGCCGAACTCTTCAGCATTATAATAACTCTCGATGAACTCGAAAAAGCCTTTTTAAAAGATGCCGTCCCTGAAGCAGAGTATACTGAGATCTGCGAGCGATCGTTAAGGCAGTATAAGGCGCTGCTGGCTGATGAGACGATCGCGAGGGAGTTTGGAGATCTTGAGGAATTCAAGGCCAAGTGGGAT CTCGAAGCCCCTCGCGCAACCGAGCGCATTCGTGTAGGAATGCCCTCAACGACCATCGATCGAGCCCCCTCGGCACAAACTCCCGCCCCCGCCGCAGCCAACAACACAAGCGGTGTTCTCATTCTCGAAGCCACCCAAGAATTCATCACCTTTCTCGATGCTGTTAAGCTCGGTCTCCTTTCCAAGGATCAACTACACCCTCTTCTTTCCGACGTCATCCAATCGGTGAACCGTGTCACGGACAAAGACTTTGAGAACCGCGGCAAGATCGTGCAATGGCTTATCACGCTCAACCAGATGAGAGCGACTGATGAGTTGAGTGAGGGCCAGGCGCGcgagctggagctggataTTCAGCAGGCGTACCAGGGATTCAGAAGGACGTTGACATGA
- a CDS encoding mRNA-binding ribosome synthesis protein NOC2 yields the protein MAPGKKNLKATKKFEKRHLTGVLDKRKAGAKIKQRHQMQDKKKARKSKDAEFHKGSKDGEDGEVKKPSAKGKKVNDMSVDEFFSGGFDDIIDSKDKKAGKLGKRKRNGAAAEDNETSDSDDSIGAQPIAADSDDNDGDDAEDDVGMSKETMEKLAENDPEFYKFLKENDPEALDFDDNADLAEVDALSGDDESEQEEEQPKKKRKKEKEAKAEAVAQGNELTRELVASWRKAMAEKNSLRAARQVVLAFRCAAHLNEDDEGESQQRYAINSPEVFNDILLLALKEIPTVMNHHLPVKESASGKVHVQTESRKFHTLSLLLKTYTSSIMHLLSTLSDDKTLKLTLSSITPILPYLLSFKKLVKALAKSVVNFWAQPASSETTKLTAFLVLRRLVVIGDKGIRETVLKAVYQGLIQGCRVTNANTLQGINLMKNSAAELWGIDQSVGYTTAFSFIRQLAIHLRNSIVHNKNDAFRIVYNWQYTHSLDFWSCVLAEHCSPLKEAEAGKESQLKLLIYPLVQVTLGAMRLIPTAIYFPFRFHLIRSLLRLSRATGTYIPLASPLLEVLTSAEMKKAPKAASLKPFDFATSYKAPKSYLRTRVFQDGVGEQLVELLGEYFFLWATSIAFPELALPVIIQLKRWLKQARNKNTGNKNVKLATQVILLVQKLEANGKFIEEKRAKVDFAPRDRTQVEAFLRDFDLAKTPLGAYVVGQRKARAERAKLLEEARREDDRKRRQDEKADLEDQVEDDSEGDEDEDEDEEMDGENGAADSDDEEDDEE from the coding sequence ATGGCGCCAGGCAAGAAGAATCTCAAGGCGACCAAGAAGTTCGAGAAGAGACATCTCACAGGTGTTCTCGACAAGCGGAAAGCAGGCGCCAAAATCAAGCAGCGTCATCAGATGCAggataagaagaaggctAGAAAGTCAAAAGATGCAGAGTTTCACAAGGGCTCCAAGGATGGAGAGGACGGAgaggtcaagaagcccagcgccaagggcaagaaggtcAACGATATGAGTGTCGATGAGTTCTTCTCGGGCGGTTTTGACGATATTATCGACAGCAAGGATAAGAAGGCTGGCAAGCTTGGAAAGCGAAAGAGGAACGGTGCCGCCGCCGAGGATAACGAAACCAGCGACTCTGACGACTCAATTGGTGCGCAGCCCATCGCGGCCGACAGCGACGACAATGATGGCGACGACGCCGAGGACGATGTTGGCATGAGCAAGGAGACCATGGAGAAGCTCGCCGAGAATGATCCCGAATTCTACAAGTTCCTCAAGGAGAACGACCCCGAGGCTCTCGACTTTGATGACAACGCCGACCTCGCAGAGGTAGATGCGCTTAGTGGCGATGACGAGtcagaacaagaagaggagcagcccaagaagaagcggaagaaggagaaggaggccaaggctgaggcCGTCGCGCAAGGGAACGAGTTGACCCGTGAGCTTGTTGCTTCGTGGAGGAAGGCTatggctgagaagaactcttTACGGGCGGCCCGACAGGTTGTTCTGGCTTTCCGATGCGCTGCGCACTTgaacgaggatgatgaagggGAGTCTCAGCAGCGATATGCTATCAACAGTCCCGAGGTCTTCAACGacattcttctcctcgcccTCAAGGAGATTCCCACGGTTATGAACCACCATCTCCCCGTCAAGGAGTCAGCCTCTGGCAAAGTCCACGTTCAGACCGAGTCAAGAAAGTTCCACACATTGTCTCTGCTGCTCAAGACATACACCTCGTCTATTATGCACCTGTTGAGCACTCTCTCCGACGACAAGACCCTCAAGCTCACACTCTCCTCCATCACCCCTATTCTCCCTTACCTCCTCtccttcaagaagctcgtcaaGGCCCTTGCCAAATCCGTCGTCAACTTCTGGGCTCAGCCTGCCAGTTCTGAGACGACAAAGCTCACAGCATTCCTCGTCCTGCGACGTCTCGTCGTTATCGGTGACAAGGGTATTCGCGAGACGGTTCTCAAGGCTGTTTACCAAGGCCTCATCCAGGGCTGCCGTGTCACAAATGCCAACACCCTTCAGGGCATTAACCTCATGAAGAactctgctgctgagcttTGGGGTATTGATCAGTCGGTTGGCTACACAACTGCTTTCTCTTTCATCCGACAACTCGCTATCCACCTACGAAACAGTATCGTACACAACAAGAATGATGCGTTCCGAATCGTCTACAACTGGCAATACACACACTCGCTCGACTTCTGGTCCTGCGTTCTCGCTGAGCACTGCAGTCCCCTGAAGGAGGCCGAGGCTGGAAAGGAGAGTCAGCTCAAGCTCCTTATCTATCCCCTTGTTCAAGTTACGCTCGGAGCCATGCGTCTCATCCCCACCGCCATCTACTTCCCCTTCCGCTTCCACCTAATCCGCTCCCTGCTCCGACTCTCCCGCGCCACCGGAACTTACATCCCTCTCGCCTCTCCCCTTCTCGAGGTCCTTACTTCagctgagatgaagaaggcccCCAAAGCCGCATCCCTCAAGCCCTTCGACTTTGCCACATCTTACAAGGCTCCCAAGTCATACCTCCGAACTCGTGTCTTCCAAGACGGTGTCGGCGAGCAActcgttgagcttcttggcgagtACTTCTTCCTGTGGGCCACAAGCATCGCCTTCCCCGAGCTCGCTCTCCCCGTCATCATCCAACTGAAGCGCTGGCTCAAGCAAGCCCGTAACAAGAACACGGGCAACAAGAACGTCAAGCTCGCTACCCAAGTCATTCTCCTGGTGCAGAAGCTTGAGGCCAACGGCAAGTTCATTGAGGAGAAGCGCGCAAAGGTTGACTTCGCCCCCAGGGACCGCACTCAGGTTGAGGCTTTCTTGCGTGACTTTGACCTCGCCAAGACACCTCTTGGTGCTTATGTCGTGGGACAGCGAAAGGCTCGTGCTGAGCGTGCCAAGTTGCTCGAAGAGGCCAGGAGAGAGGACGACCGTAAGAGACGACAGGATGAGAAGGCTGATCTGGAAGATCAAGTGGAGGATGACAGTGAAggcgacgaggacgaggatgaagacgaggagatGGACGGTGAGAACGGCGCTGCTGAtagcgacgacgaagaggatgatgaagagtaG